One stretch of Rathayibacter festucae DSM 15932 DNA includes these proteins:
- a CDS encoding esterase/lipase family protein: protein MTHLVRDAVWWIRDYAYAVAWQVRAFVSRRAPDDYLDGTERPIVVLPGIWETWAFLRPIIDPLHRRGHPMHVLTSLGWNGRPVASTAEDVAAYLAEHDLRDVVIVAHSKGGLIGKYVMTELDPDGRVDRMVAVATPFGGSRYAPYLLLRSLRSFSPRDATTLLLSSRAGANARITSVFGLFDPHIPEGSMLEGAVNVRIETGGHFRILSDPETLAAVVAAVDAPTRPAE from the coding sequence ATGACGCACCTCGTCCGCGACGCCGTCTGGTGGATCCGCGACTACGCCTACGCCGTCGCCTGGCAGGTCCGCGCCTTCGTCTCCCGCCGCGCCCCCGACGACTACCTCGACGGCACGGAGCGGCCGATCGTGGTCCTGCCCGGCATCTGGGAGACCTGGGCCTTCCTCCGCCCGATCATCGACCCGCTGCACCGCCGCGGCCACCCGATGCACGTGCTCACCAGCCTCGGCTGGAACGGCCGCCCGGTCGCGAGCACCGCGGAGGACGTCGCCGCCTACCTCGCCGAGCACGACCTCCGCGACGTGGTCATCGTCGCGCACAGCAAGGGCGGCCTGATCGGCAAGTACGTGATGACCGAGCTCGACCCCGACGGCCGCGTCGACCGGATGGTGGCGGTCGCCACGCCGTTCGGCGGCTCGCGCTACGCCCCCTACCTGCTGCTGAGGAGCCTCCGCTCGTTCTCGCCCCGCGACGCGACGACCCTGCTGCTCTCCAGCCGGGCGGGCGCGAACGCGCGGATCACCTCGGTCTTCGGCCTGTTCGACCCGCACATCCCCGAGGGCAGCATGCTCGAGGGCGCGGTCAACGTGCGGATCGAGACGGGCGGGCACTTCCGCATCCTCAGCGACCCGGAGACGCTCGCGGCCGTCGTCGCCGCGGTGGACGCGCCTACTCGGCCGGCGGAGTGA
- a CDS encoding ABC transporter ATP-binding protein produces MQNQTSSVVARVEGVRKLYGSTPPVVALDDVTLSIERGEFTAVMGPSGSGKSTLMHVLAGLDTASAGRVFLGDVEITAMGDAELTVLRRRSVGFVFQAFNLVPTLDVRGNIRLPFELDGRRVTAEEEEWIARLIESLGLRERLTHRPHELSGGQQQRVAIARALATRPQLIFADEPTGNLDSRTGREVLSLLRASTREYGQSIAMVTHDPIAAAFADRIVFLRDGAVVDDRRGMSAEEISRAMLSMEGAS; encoded by the coding sequence ATGCAGAACCAGACCTCCTCCGTCGTGGCGCGCGTCGAGGGCGTGCGCAAGCTCTACGGCAGCACGCCGCCCGTCGTCGCCCTCGACGACGTCACCCTCTCGATCGAGCGCGGCGAGTTCACCGCGGTGATGGGCCCCAGCGGCTCCGGCAAGTCGACGCTGATGCACGTGCTCGCCGGCCTCGACACCGCCTCGGCCGGCCGCGTCTTCCTCGGCGACGTCGAGATCACCGCGATGGGCGACGCCGAGCTCACCGTGCTCCGCCGGCGCAGTGTCGGCTTCGTCTTCCAGGCCTTCAACCTCGTCCCGACCCTCGACGTGCGCGGCAACATCCGCCTCCCGTTCGAGCTCGACGGCCGCCGAGTGACGGCCGAGGAGGAGGAGTGGATCGCCCGCCTGATCGAGTCGCTCGGACTCCGCGAGCGCCTCACCCACCGCCCGCACGAGCTCTCCGGCGGCCAGCAGCAGCGCGTCGCCATCGCCCGTGCGCTGGCCACCCGCCCGCAGCTGATCTTCGCCGACGAGCCGACCGGCAACCTCGACTCGCGCACCGGCCGCGAGGTGCTCAGCCTCCTCCGCGCCTCGACCCGCGAGTACGGCCAGTCGATCGCGATGGTCACCCACGACCCGATCGCCGCGGCCTTCGCCGACCGCATCGTCTTCCTCCGCGACGGGGCCGTCGTCGACGACCGCCGCGGGATGAGCGCCGAGGAGATCTCGCGCGCGATGCTCTCGATGGAGGGAGCGTCGTGA
- a CDS encoding adenylosuccinate synthase — protein sequence MPAIVITGAQWGDEGKGRATDLLGSRVDYVVKFNGGNNAGHTVVVGDEKYALHLLPSGILTPGVVPVIANGVVVDIEVLFHELEALSARGVDVSKLLVSANAHVITSYHRTLDKVTERFLGKRQIGTTGRGIGPAYADKINRVGIRIQDLFDENILRQKVEGALDQKNHLLVKVYNRRAILVEQVMEDLLQYTERLRPMVADTSLVLARALDAGKTVLFEAGQATMLDVDHGTYPFVTSSNATSGGAATGSGVAPNRIERVIAVIKAYTTRVGAGPFPTELFDEWGEYLRKQGFEFGTTTGRPRRCGWYDAPIARYSARINGVTDFVLTKLDVLSGLETIPVCVAYEVDGVRHDEVPVSQSDFHHAKPIYEEFPGWQEDITGCREFADLPQAAQDYVRALEAMSGARFSAIGVGPEREQVVVLHDLLD from the coding sequence ATGCCAGCAATCGTCATCACCGGCGCCCAGTGGGGCGACGAGGGCAAGGGACGCGCGACCGACCTGCTCGGCAGCCGCGTCGACTACGTCGTCAAGTTCAACGGCGGCAACAACGCCGGCCACACGGTCGTCGTCGGCGACGAGAAGTACGCGCTGCACCTGCTGCCCTCGGGCATCCTGACGCCGGGCGTCGTCCCCGTCATCGCGAACGGCGTCGTCGTCGACATCGAGGTGCTCTTCCACGAGCTCGAGGCGCTGAGCGCCCGCGGCGTCGACGTGTCGAAGCTGCTCGTCAGCGCCAACGCGCACGTGATCACCAGCTACCACCGCACCCTGGACAAGGTGACGGAGCGCTTCCTCGGCAAGCGCCAGATCGGCACCACCGGACGCGGCATCGGCCCGGCCTACGCCGACAAGATCAACCGCGTCGGCATCCGGATCCAGGACCTCTTCGACGAGAACATCCTCCGGCAGAAGGTCGAGGGCGCCCTCGACCAGAAGAACCACCTGCTGGTGAAGGTCTACAACCGCCGCGCGATCCTGGTCGAGCAGGTCATGGAGGACCTGCTGCAGTACACGGAGCGCCTGCGCCCGATGGTCGCGGACACCTCGCTGGTCCTCGCCCGGGCCCTCGACGCCGGCAAGACCGTGCTCTTCGAGGCCGGCCAGGCCACGATGCTCGACGTCGACCACGGCACCTACCCGTTCGTCACCTCCTCCAACGCGACCTCGGGCGGCGCGGCCACCGGCTCCGGAGTGGCGCCCAACCGCATCGAGCGCGTCATCGCGGTCATCAAGGCGTACACGACCCGCGTCGGCGCCGGCCCGTTCCCGACCGAGCTGTTCGACGAGTGGGGCGAGTACCTGCGCAAGCAGGGCTTCGAGTTCGGCACGACCACCGGTCGCCCGCGCCGCTGCGGCTGGTACGACGCCCCGATCGCCCGCTACTCCGCGCGGATCAACGGCGTCACCGACTTCGTGCTCACCAAGCTCGACGTGCTCTCCGGCCTGGAGACCATCCCGGTCTGCGTCGCCTACGAGGTCGACGGCGTGCGCCACGACGAGGTCCCCGTCTCGCAGAGCGACTTCCACCACGCGAAGCCGATCTACGAGGAGTTCCCCGGCTGGCAGGAGGACATCACCGGCTGCCGCGAGTTCGCCGACCTGCCGCAGGCCGCGCAGGACTACGTCCGCGCCCTCGAGGCGATGAGCGGCGCCCGCTTCTCCGCGATCGGCGTCGGACCGGAGCGCGAGCAGGTCGTCGTCCTGCACGACCTCCTCGACTGA
- a CDS encoding DoxX family protein, whose product MSLSRTIARVLLGLVLVFAGTGHLTFARRSFQAQVPPWLPFDADFVVLASGVVEIALGLALLLVRRRRVLVGIVVAAFFVAVFPGNVSQLVTRTPAFGLETDAARAIRLVFQPLLVLWALWSTGVLAAWNARRRRPRE is encoded by the coding sequence ATGAGCCTCTCGCGCACGATCGCCCGCGTCCTCCTGGGCCTCGTGCTCGTGTTCGCGGGGACAGGGCACCTGACCTTCGCGCGGCGGTCCTTCCAGGCGCAGGTGCCGCCGTGGCTGCCTTTCGATGCGGACTTCGTCGTCCTGGCATCCGGTGTCGTCGAGATCGCGCTCGGGCTCGCGCTCCTGCTGGTGCGGCGCCGGCGGGTGCTCGTGGGGATCGTGGTCGCCGCGTTCTTCGTCGCGGTGTTCCCCGGCAACGTCTCGCAGCTCGTCACCCGGACCCCGGCCTTCGGCCTCGAGACCGACGCGGCCCGGGCGATCCGGCTGGTCTTCCAGCCGCTGCTCGTGCTCTGGGCGCTGTGGTCCACGGGCGTGCTCGCCGCCTGGAACGCGAGACGGCGCCGCCCTCGGGAGTGA
- a CDS encoding ATP-dependent DNA ligase: protein MGRLIYDSTLEADFDDRLLAHLQIVIGSKLSRNESFYLSWKDSQSVGDGRTSIWLHPAIPLRFKYHGGRAPAINPDWIRQLLADSHSAHGLRISEEPHGGARQSEEGLL, encoded by the coding sequence ATGGGCCGACTGATCTACGACTCGACTCTCGAAGCGGACTTCGACGACCGACTGCTCGCCCACCTGCAGATCGTCATCGGCTCGAAGCTGTCGCGCAACGAGTCCTTCTACCTCTCGTGGAAGGACTCGCAGTCCGTCGGCGACGGTCGCACGTCGATCTGGCTGCACCCGGCGATCCCGCTGCGCTTCAAGTACCACGGCGGCCGCGCCCCGGCCATCAACCCCGACTGGATCCGCCAGCTCCTGGCCGATTCGCACAGCGCCCACGGCCTGCGCATCAGCGAGGAGCCGCACGGCGGTGCCCGCCAGAGCGAGGAGGGCCTGCTGTGA
- a CDS encoding histidine phosphatase family protein, whose amino-acid sequence MSSSPSTGPRTSGPTELLLVRHGESVANIAASAAEAEGAHDIAVDRRDPDVELSPAGREQARALGRWLADGNAPVAAWSSPYLRASSTAQLAFEEAGLDLVPRLDERLRDRDLGIADRLTTAGFRARFPEEAARRDWLGKFYYRPPGGESWTDLAQRVRSFLDHLDVVAPAGPVALFCHDAVVLIIRSVCEGLTERELLDIGRATPVANASVTRLVRDGDAWTLERFNETAHLEESSAPVTRHDTGDDTAVDTAVDDPRGRTDS is encoded by the coding sequence ATGAGCTCCTCCCCCAGCACCGGCCCGCGCACCTCCGGCCCCACCGAGCTCCTCCTCGTGCGCCACGGCGAGAGTGTCGCCAACATCGCGGCGAGCGCCGCCGAGGCGGAGGGCGCCCACGACATCGCCGTCGACCGGCGCGACCCCGACGTCGAGCTGTCCCCGGCCGGCCGCGAGCAGGCCCGCGCGCTCGGCCGCTGGCTCGCCGACGGCAACGCCCCGGTCGCCGCCTGGTCCTCGCCGTACCTGCGCGCGTCCTCGACGGCGCAGCTGGCCTTCGAGGAGGCGGGCCTCGACCTCGTGCCCCGCCTCGACGAGCGGCTCCGCGACCGCGACCTCGGCATCGCCGACCGCCTGACCACCGCGGGCTTCCGCGCGCGATTCCCCGAGGAGGCGGCGCGGCGGGACTGGCTCGGCAAGTTCTACTACCGGCCGCCGGGCGGCGAGTCCTGGACCGATCTCGCCCAGCGGGTGCGCTCGTTCCTCGACCACCTCGACGTCGTGGCGCCGGCCGGACCGGTCGCGCTGTTCTGCCACGACGCCGTCGTCCTGATCATCCGCTCCGTCTGCGAGGGGCTCACCGAGCGCGAGCTGCTCGACATCGGCCGGGCTACCCCGGTCGCGAACGCCTCCGTCACCCGGCTCGTCCGCGACGGCGACGCCTGGACGCTCGAGCGCTTCAACGAGACCGCGCACCTCGAGGAGTCGAGCGCGCCGGTCACCCGCCACGACACCGGCGACGACACCGCCGTCGACACCGCCGTCGACGACCCGCGAGGAAGGACCGACTCATGA
- a CDS encoding bifunctional metallophosphatase/5'-nucleotidase, whose amino-acid sequence MRTLRAASLLAVVALGAATAAPLASAAPLDDGVELTLVSTTDTHGHVYNWDYFANAPYEGEDTLGLTRVATEVDRLRAEKGDDSVLVFDNGDAIQGTPLTYYYGLGDGAAGVLSGETTHPMATAFNTIGYDAQVVGNHEFNYGLDMLSAYEGDLNAPLLGANVIDVATGEPYQKPYTVIEREIDGETVRVGVLGLVTPGVRVWDKQYVDGVLEFRDMVETAKEWVPQVQAEADVVVVLAHTGQGTVPDAEYDPADLNEDVVNNIATQVPGIDVVVAGHSHQDVPGTLYTNVAGEQVLVTQPYFWAQGLTEVTLNLVKDAAGDLQVDWTEGSAPVVTPVYARDIAEESTAVVDALAEPHATTIEYVNTPVAESLEELSAETSRYEDTPIIDFINNVQAETVDAALEGTEWADVPVISQASPFSRTAVFPKGQVTIRDIAGLYIYENTLRGVEMTGAEVRDYLEYSARYFNQVAPGAPFDPATGTNAITADRPTGIPDYNYDALSGLDYVIDISQPAGSRIRDLTQLDGTPVADDDRFVMAVNNYRQSGGGAYPAVAAAPLVYDERLEIRQLLIDWASARGVIDQADFFDENWSLTSVAAEVPAEPGTPGEPGTPAPGTPAPGTPAPGTPEPTEQPTATPVPLPSATPVPVAGGSHSGPLANTGVDAASYAGGAALLLLAGIALTVLRRRRSASHSE is encoded by the coding sequence ATGCGCACACTCCGCGCCGCAAGCCTCCTCGCCGTCGTCGCGCTCGGGGCGGCCACCGCCGCTCCCCTCGCGAGCGCGGCCCCCCTCGACGACGGCGTCGAGCTCACCCTGGTGTCGACGACCGACACGCACGGGCACGTCTACAACTGGGACTACTTCGCGAACGCGCCCTACGAGGGCGAGGACACGCTGGGCCTCACCCGCGTCGCGACCGAGGTCGACCGCCTCCGTGCCGAGAAGGGCGACGACTCCGTCCTCGTCTTCGACAACGGCGACGCGATCCAGGGCACGCCCCTCACCTACTACTACGGCCTCGGCGACGGCGCCGCGGGCGTCCTCTCGGGCGAGACGACGCACCCGATGGCCACCGCGTTCAACACCATCGGCTACGACGCGCAGGTCGTCGGCAACCACGAGTTCAACTACGGCCTCGACATGCTCAGCGCCTACGAGGGCGATCTGAACGCCCCGCTGCTCGGCGCGAACGTGATCGACGTCGCCACCGGCGAGCCCTACCAGAAGCCGTACACGGTGATCGAGCGCGAGATCGACGGCGAGACCGTGCGGGTCGGCGTGCTCGGCCTGGTCACCCCGGGCGTCCGCGTCTGGGACAAGCAGTACGTCGACGGCGTGCTCGAGTTCCGCGACATGGTCGAGACCGCGAAGGAGTGGGTCCCGCAGGTCCAGGCCGAGGCCGACGTGGTCGTCGTCCTCGCGCACACCGGCCAGGGCACCGTCCCGGACGCCGAGTACGACCCGGCCGACCTCAACGAGGACGTCGTCAACAACATCGCGACGCAGGTCCCCGGCATCGACGTGGTCGTCGCCGGCCACAGCCACCAGGACGTCCCCGGGACGCTCTACACGAACGTCGCCGGCGAGCAGGTCCTCGTCACCCAGCCCTACTTCTGGGCGCAGGGGCTCACCGAGGTGACCCTGAACCTGGTGAAGGACGCCGCGGGCGACCTGCAGGTCGACTGGACCGAGGGCAGCGCGCCCGTCGTCACCCCGGTCTACGCGCGCGACATCGCCGAGGAGTCGACCGCCGTGGTCGACGCCCTCGCCGAGCCGCACGCGACGACCATCGAGTACGTGAACACCCCCGTGGCGGAGTCGCTCGAGGAGCTCTCGGCCGAGACCTCGCGCTACGAGGACACCCCGATCATCGACTTCATCAACAACGTGCAGGCCGAGACGGTCGACGCCGCGCTCGAGGGCACGGAGTGGGCCGACGTCCCGGTGATCTCGCAGGCGTCGCCGTTCTCGCGCACCGCGGTCTTCCCGAAGGGGCAGGTCACGATCCGCGACATCGCCGGTCTCTACATCTACGAGAACACCCTCCGGGGCGTCGAGATGACGGGCGCGGAGGTGCGCGACTACCTCGAGTACTCGGCGCGCTACTTCAACCAGGTCGCCCCGGGCGCTCCGTTCGACCCGGCCACCGGCACGAACGCGATCACCGCGGACCGCCCCACGGGCATCCCGGACTACAACTACGACGCACTCTCCGGGCTCGACTACGTCATCGACATCTCGCAGCCCGCCGGCTCGCGGATCCGCGACCTGACGCAGCTCGACGGCACCCCCGTCGCCGACGACGACCGCTTCGTGATGGCCGTCAACAACTACCGGCAGAGCGGGGGCGGGGCCTACCCGGCCGTCGCCGCGGCTCCCCTCGTCTACGACGAGCGGCTCGAGATCCGGCAGCTGCTGATCGACTGGGCGAGCGCGCGCGGCGTGATCGACCAGGCCGACTTCTTCGACGAGAACTGGTCGCTGACGTCGGTCGCGGCCGAGGTCCCGGCCGAGCCCGGCACGCCCGGCGAGCCCGGAACGCCCGCGCCCGGCACGCCCGCGCCCGGCACGCCCGCGCCCGGAACCCCCGAGCCGACCGAGCAGCCGACGGCCACCCCGGTGCCGCTGCCCTCCGCCACGCCCGTCCCCGTCGCCGGGGGATCGCACTCCGGACCGCTCGCGAACACCGGCGTCGACGCGGCCTCCTACGCGGGAGGCGCGGCCCTGCTGCTGCTCGCCGGCATCGCGCTGACGGTGCTGCGCCGCCGCCGCTCCGCCTCGCACTCGGAGTAG
- a CDS encoding ABC transporter permease has product MSARTGLRAASGQGGGAIITVAALSAAFGGVLVMVIADMVAAFDAAGLDGIAQAATTLGVVGGVFFGIAVFVGAIVTSNAVSTVIAGRTREIALLRLLGASGRSLRAEVVRTGLVQGLIGAALGLVAAVVLVAVGAEIAFSTGTFTRIAVPLASPGLLLPGLAVIVSTVVASWAGSRRVLAVAPSQAAGSAAEPRYDELRGRTGRNVLALVLLVVGVLLLVIGVVVGLVSPLGVLIGLAGGMLSFTGVVLGAPVLLPPLISLVGRAFGGSPVARLASANATRNPARSARAVIGLVIGVTLVTMFAVAAATFSSIMRASSEMSPEIFAALDQFVAVSTAIMSVLLGFSVLLAAVGMVNTLSLSVLQRRRELGLLRALGFTGLQVRWMVVVEAAQMVIAAALLGLVLGAFYGWAGAVAIFGSLPGIGLVPPTIPVGILVAVVLVSIVLTAVSAVLPARRATRVPPVEALAVA; this is encoded by the coding sequence GTGAGCGCCCGCACCGGTCTGCGGGCCGCCTCGGGGCAGGGCGGCGGCGCGATCATCACGGTCGCCGCGCTCTCGGCCGCGTTCGGCGGAGTCCTGGTGATGGTCATCGCCGACATGGTGGCGGCGTTCGACGCCGCCGGTCTCGACGGCATCGCGCAGGCCGCGACGACGCTGGGCGTGGTCGGCGGCGTCTTCTTCGGCATCGCCGTCTTCGTCGGCGCGATCGTCACCTCCAACGCGGTGTCGACGGTGATCGCCGGCCGCACCCGCGAGATCGCGCTGCTGCGCCTGCTGGGCGCCTCCGGCCGCTCGCTCCGCGCCGAGGTGGTGCGGACCGGCCTCGTCCAGGGGCTGATCGGCGCGGCCCTCGGCCTCGTCGCCGCCGTCGTCCTGGTGGCCGTAGGCGCGGAGATCGCCTTCAGCACCGGGACGTTCACGCGCATCGCGGTGCCGCTCGCCTCGCCGGGACTGCTGCTGCCGGGCCTCGCCGTCATCGTCTCGACCGTCGTCGCCTCCTGGGCCGGGTCACGGCGCGTGCTCGCGGTCGCCCCGTCGCAGGCCGCCGGCTCGGCAGCCGAGCCCCGCTACGACGAGCTCCGCGGACGCACGGGCCGGAACGTCCTGGCGCTCGTCCTCCTCGTGGTCGGCGTCCTGCTCCTCGTGATCGGCGTCGTGGTCGGGCTGGTGAGCCCGCTCGGCGTCCTGATCGGCCTCGCCGGCGGCATGCTCTCCTTCACCGGGGTGGTCCTCGGTGCGCCGGTGCTGCTCCCGCCGCTGATCTCGCTGGTCGGCCGGGCCTTCGGCGGCAGCCCCGTCGCGCGCCTCGCCTCCGCGAACGCCACTCGCAACCCCGCCCGGAGCGCGCGTGCCGTCATCGGCCTCGTGATCGGAGTGACGCTCGTCACGATGTTCGCGGTGGCCGCCGCGACCTTCTCGTCGATCATGCGCGCCTCGAGCGAGATGAGCCCGGAGATCTTCGCGGCGCTCGACCAGTTCGTCGCGGTCAGCACGGCGATCATGAGCGTGCTGCTCGGCTTCTCGGTGCTGCTCGCGGCCGTCGGCATGGTCAACACGCTCTCGCTGAGCGTGCTGCAGCGCCGCCGCGAGCTGGGACTGCTCCGCGCGCTCGGCTTCACGGGTTTGCAGGTGCGCTGGATGGTCGTCGTCGAGGCGGCGCAGATGGTGATCGCCGCGGCGCTCCTGGGCCTCGTGCTCGGCGCGTTCTACGGCTGGGCCGGGGCCGTCGCGATCTTCGGCTCGCTGCCGGGCATCGGGCTGGTGCCGCCGACGATCCCGGTCGGGATCCTGGTCGCCGTCGTCCTGGTCAGCATCGTCCTCACCGCGGTCTCCGCGGTCCTGCCGGCCCGCCGCGCGACCCGGGTGCCGCCGGTGGAGGCGCTCGCCGTCGCCTGA
- a CDS encoding ADP-dependent NAD(P)H-hydrate dehydratase, with protein sequence MSETRHRSETAHRSAVVDRALLERRWPLPDPASSKHARGDVVVVGGARKTPGAAILAGIAALRVGAGRITLCVAESVASATAVALPECGVVPLEETRGGSISGRGLSALEGELDSADVALIGPGLDDPKATAATLRAIAPLLADVPAVHLDAFPLGVLPGQRRVARALAGRLLLTPNTEEAARLLGAEVDDVEAAAIAVAQRYGAVVSLFNVIAAPDGDAVRIEGEHPGLATAGSGDVLAGATAGLRARGLDPQGAAAWGAFLHTEADSVLVRRLGPAGYLAREIPGEFPALLTS encoded by the coding sequence ATGAGCGAGACCCGGCACAGGAGCGAGACCGCGCACAGGAGCGCCGTCGTCGACCGCGCCCTGCTCGAGCGGCGTTGGCCGCTGCCCGACCCCGCGAGCTCGAAGCACGCCCGCGGTGACGTGGTCGTGGTCGGCGGCGCCCGCAAGACGCCCGGAGCGGCGATCCTCGCCGGGATCGCGGCCCTCCGGGTCGGCGCCGGCCGGATCACCCTCTGCGTCGCCGAGTCCGTCGCCTCCGCCACCGCCGTCGCGCTGCCCGAGTGCGGCGTCGTGCCGCTGGAGGAGACCCGCGGCGGCTCGATCTCGGGCCGCGGGCTCTCCGCACTGGAGGGCGAGCTGGACTCCGCCGACGTCGCGCTGATCGGCCCCGGACTCGACGACCCGAAGGCGACCGCCGCGACGCTGCGCGCGATCGCTCCGCTGCTCGCCGACGTCCCCGCCGTGCACCTCGACGCCTTCCCGCTCGGGGTGCTGCCCGGGCAGCGGCGCGTCGCCCGCGCCCTCGCCGGCCGCCTGCTGCTGACGCCGAACACGGAGGAGGCCGCGCGGCTGCTCGGCGCGGAGGTGGACGACGTGGAGGCCGCCGCGATCGCCGTCGCGCAGCGCTACGGAGCGGTCGTCAGCCTCTTCAACGTGATCGCGGCACCCGACGGCGACGCCGTCCGCATCGAGGGCGAGCACCCCGGCCTCGCGACCGCGGGCAGCGGCGACGTCCTCGCCGGCGCGACGGCCGGGCTCCGCGCGCGCGGCCTCGACCCGCAGGGCGCCGCGGCCTGGGGTGCCTTCCTGCACACCGAGGCCGACTCGGTCCTGGTGCGCAGGCTCGGCCCGGCCGGCTACCTCGCGCGCGAGATCCCGGGCGAGTTCCCGGCGCTGCTCACAAGCTGA
- a CDS encoding GNAT family N-acetyltransferase, protein MSSPASPDRPDRPVRPVPAVLTGRLVVLEPLTEEHLEPLRAAIGRPEVFAAGYGGGPSGLPDGAEAFRAFARRYYPWETGNPCAVLVDGRVVGTSSLTDFDERREAAHLGWTAYAPEVWGTAVNPETKLLLLGLAFDSGFSRVKLQADAANARSRAAILRLGAVFEGVLRHDQRRADGSWRDTAVHSILVEEWPAVREGLERRIEAISSPVPPRNPDAPIGR, encoded by the coding sequence ATGAGCAGCCCCGCCTCGCCCGATCGTCCCGATCGTCCCGTCCGCCCGGTCCCCGCCGTGCTGACCGGCCGTCTCGTCGTCCTCGAGCCGCTCACCGAGGAGCACCTGGAGCCGCTCCGGGCCGCGATCGGCCGCCCCGAGGTGTTCGCCGCGGGCTACGGCGGCGGGCCCTCGGGCCTCCCCGACGGCGCCGAGGCGTTCCGCGCCTTCGCCCGGCGCTACTACCCGTGGGAGACCGGCAATCCCTGCGCCGTGCTCGTCGACGGCCGGGTCGTCGGCACCTCCTCGCTGACCGACTTCGACGAGCGGCGGGAGGCGGCGCACCTCGGCTGGACCGCCTACGCCCCCGAGGTCTGGGGCACGGCCGTGAACCCCGAGACCAAGCTCCTCCTGCTCGGCCTGGCCTTCGACAGCGGCTTCTCGCGGGTGAAGCTGCAGGCGGACGCGGCGAACGCGCGCTCCCGCGCGGCGATCCTCCGCCTCGGCGCGGTCTTCGAGGGCGTGCTGCGGCACGACCAGCGGCGGGCGGACGGCTCCTGGCGCGACACGGCGGTGCACTCGATCCTCGTGGAGGAGTGGCCGGCGGTCCGCGAGGGGCTCGAGCGGAGGATCGAGGCGATATCAAGCCCGGTCCCGCCGCGCAACCCGGATGCTCCGATCGGGCGCTGA
- a CDS encoding maleylpyruvate isomerase N-terminal domain-containing protein: MDSTAMFAASAGALLRLVERIGDEQWALPGLGVWDVRGLTGHASRAITTVETYLLAEEPAAATVPDALGYYAALAGGRADPAAVARRGVETGALLGERPAEVIAASLRRALALLAQQPSGRLVAIGEHALALDEYLRTRVLELVVHTLDLSRATGLAHEIPPEAVEACSAMAGALAARAGRGEELLLALSGRERLADGFSVV; the protein is encoded by the coding sequence ATGGACAGCACCGCGATGTTCGCCGCCTCGGCCGGCGCCCTGCTCCGCCTCGTCGAGCGGATCGGGGACGAGCAGTGGGCGCTGCCGGGGCTGGGCGTCTGGGACGTCCGCGGCCTGACCGGGCACGCCTCGCGGGCGATCACGACGGTCGAGACGTACCTGCTCGCGGAGGAGCCGGCCGCCGCGACCGTGCCCGACGCGCTCGGCTACTACGCGGCCCTGGCCGGCGGACGCGCCGACCCCGCGGCCGTGGCGCGGCGGGGCGTCGAGACCGGGGCGCTGCTCGGCGAGCGTCCGGCGGAGGTGATCGCGGCGTCGCTGCGGCGCGCCCTCGCGCTGCTCGCGCAGCAGCCGTCCGGGCGCCTCGTCGCGATCGGCGAGCACGCCCTGGCCCTGGACGAGTACCTGCGGACCCGCGTGCTCGAGCTGGTCGTGCACACCCTCGACCTGTCGCGGGCGACCGGCCTCGCGCACGAGATCCCGCCCGAGGCGGTCGAGGCCTGCTCCGCGATGGCGGGGGCGCTCGCCGCTCGGGCGGGACGGGGCGAGGAGCTCCTGCTCGCGCTGAGCGGGCGGGAGCGGCTCGCGGACGGCTTCTCGGTGGTGTGA